GGAAATTTTGACGGCTCAGTGTGTCAAGGTAGGTTTGCCGATCGCGGAATTACAAAATATATTTGCTAGTTCTACTGCTGAGGCGGCTTTACAATACTTGCGAGATTTAGATGGCAAAAGCGGCAGTAATTGGGTGAATTTGGTTTATAGTGCTTTAGCTCAGACGATCGACAATCGCTCTCAAGCTTATATCCGTACTTTTACAGAGCGAGAAGTTGAGGTCGGATCGCTTCTGTTTGATGGTAAGCGCCAAATTATCGTCAAAAGCAAACAGGGCGAGGCTTTATTAAGCCAATTAAGTTAAATTCCATCGTGAGCGATGCGTTAACGATCGCTAACTTTTCAAAAGACAAATCACAAATGACTAATGACAAATCACAAATGACACTTCGCCAATCAACGGCTCGGCCCATTGGAGTATAAATAAATATATATATACTCGGACATTCTTACTCTTTGTCTTTTGGAAATATCAGTGACACTCCAGACTTCTCAACAGCAACCTACCGAATCTTTTACCGAGCTAAATCGCCAGATGATCGTGATTCTGGATTTCGGCTCCCAGTATTCCGAGTTAATTGCTCGCCGGATTCGCGAGACGCAAGTTTATTCCGAAGTGCTTTCCTATCGCACCAGTATCGAACAACTCAGGCAGCTTAATCCGAAAGGTATTATTCTTTCCGGTGGCCCCAACTCGGTTTACGATTCGGGTGCGCCCCAGTGCGACGCGCAAATTTGGGAAATGGGTATTCCCGTTTTGGGTGTTTGCTACGGTATGCAGCTCATGGTGCAGCAGCTAGGTGGGGAAGTAGTGCGAGCCGAACGGGGCGAATACGGCAAAGCATCGTTATCGATCGACGATCCGACGGATTTGTTGACTAATGTGGAAGATGGCTCGACCATGTGGATGAGTCACGGGGATTCTTGTCATATTTTGCCAGCCGGATTTGAAATTCTCGCTCACACGGCAAATACTCCTTGTGCGGCGATCGCAGATCACGAGAAAAAGTTGTATGGCGTACAATTTCACCCAGAAGTAGTGCATTCCGTCGGTGGCTTGGCTTTGATTCGCAACTTTGTTTACCACATCTGCGATTGCGAACCGACTTGGACGACTGCGGCTTTTGTAGAAGAAGCAGTACGAGAAATTCGAGCCAAAGTAGGTGATAAACGGGTATTATTGGCTCTTTCTGGCGGTGTAGATTCTTCAACCCTCGCTTTTTTGTTGTATAAAGCGATCGGCGATCGATTGACTTGTATGTTCATCGACCAAGGCTTTATGCGGAAATACGAGCCAGAACGGTTGGTGAAATTATTTCAAGAGCAATTCCACATTCCGGTGGAATACGTCAATGCTAGAGAGCGCTTCTTAAACGCGATCGCTGGCGTTACCGATCCAGAAGAAAAACGTCGCCGGATCGGTCACGAATTTATTCGCGTTTTTGAAGAAGAATCGAAACGCCTTGGCCCGTTTGATTATCTTGCCCAAGGTACTCTCTACCCAGACGTGATCGAATCTGCCGATACGAATGTCGATCCCCAAACTGGCGAACGGGTGGCGGTGAAAATTAAGAGCCATCATAATGTCGGTGGTTTGCCAAAGGATTTGCGCTTTAAACTGATCGAACCGCTGCGGAAACTATTTAAGGATGAGGTACGAAAAGTAGGTCGTTCGATCGGCTTACCAGAGGAAATCGTTCAACGGCAACCTTTCCCCGGCCCGGGATTGGCCATTCGCATCTTGGGAGAAGTGACGGCAGAACGCTTGGATATCCTGCGCGATGCCGACTTGATCGTTCGCCAAGAAATTAATCGCCAGGGAATGTACCACCAGTTATGGCAAGCTTTTGCCGTACTGTTGCCGATCCGTAGCGTAGGTGTAATGGGCGACCAGCGTACTTACGCTTATCCGATCGTGCTGCGTTTCGTGTCTAGCGAAGATGGCATGACGGCTGACTGGGCGCGAGTTCCTTATGATTTGTTGGAAACGATTTCGACTCGCATCGTCAATGAAGTGCCAGGGGTGAACAGAGTGGTATACGATGTTACCTCAAAACCACCAGGAACCATAGAATGGGAATAGGGTGAAGTTTCTAGTTATGAGTTTTGAAATTAGAAAAATACTTTTCGTTTCAAAACTCATAACGTAAGTAGGTAAATGTGAAAAAACGAAGGTAGATTTGTAGGGGCGGGTTTAGTTAAAGTGCTTGATATACAACTGTTTTACTCGCTTTTAAAAACCGCCCTGCCCATTTGCGTTTATCCCTGCCATCCTACTTGTTATTTTCCTCAATTACGGCAACCGATTTTATCTAAGAACTGGGTCTAAAACCCCGTCCTTGAGCGGAGCAAAGACGGCTTTTCCTGGTTTTGGATACAGGTTTTTAACACTTCTAATGGCGCACCACCAACAGAAGAAACAAAGTAACTAGCGACCATAAAGCATCTTATCCCATCCGGTTTCACAAATCCTGCTTGACCATATCTACGGCTTGAAACACCTTTAACGGCATTCACTATTTGAGAAATAGATAGGATGAAATCCAGGTATCAGTATATGAAAATAATCTTCCCCTGAAGCAGCTACAAGGCAAGATCTGGATGAGTATGGCAAAAGTTTTTCCGGATAGAGAGTGGGTTAACTAGAATGATGATGTCTTAACTTTTTGTGGAAAACTTATCTAAATTCTGTGGAAAACTAAGCGTTTCTGTGGAAATCATCCATCAAAAGTTATGCGATCGGATTTGTAAGCAGGCGGTTCAACGTGAATAATTACTCTGACCGGACTGAAGCGCTCTTGTAAACGAGTTTCCACTTCTTCGGTAATTCTGTGAGCAGTTTCTACATCGAGCGCATCGACGATCGCGTGCATTTCAATAAATGCCTGCCGCCCTACCACTCCTCTCGAAGCAATATCGTGACAGTTCATTACTCCCGGTACTTGCATGGCAATAGCATGAATTGCTTCTGGCGCGATCGCCATTTCATCGACCAACCAAGGTAAATTATCTTTCAAAACAGACCAACCGCTTTTAAATACCAACAAAGCTACCGGAAAAGATAATATTACATCCAACCACTGTAAAATCGGTAAATTTAACACCCGACCTTGCCACACGCCGATCAACCCGAAAATCACCGTAATCGTCACCCAAACATCGCTCATTGTATGCTGGGCATCGGCAATCAAAATCGGGCTACCCACTCGCAAACCTACACCACGTTCGTAAAAGGTAACAAAAATATTGATCCCCAGCACGATCAGCAATATCCATAGTTCTAGAGGTGAGATTTTCACTGGTGTCAAACCATGTTGAAAACCTTGGATGGCTCGTTCGATCGCACCTTGTAAAATTTCAAAACAAGCCACTCCCAAAAAGGCAGCAATACCCAAAGCCCCCAAAGCATCAAACTTTTGGTGTCCGTATGGGTGATCGCGATCGGGTTCTGGAGAAGCTAAACGACTCGCAACTAATCCCAAAATATTATTAGCGCTATCCGTAACGCTATGTAAAGCATCTGCCATCAAACTCAAGGAACCAGTCCACCAACCCACTACAGCTTTAATAGCCATTACTAATATATTTAGTAACAAGGTAATGACCAACACTTTTTGTACTTGGGCGCGGTTATCTGCAACCATGATAGCGATTCTTCACAATTAAATTCTCACCCATCTATTTTAAATCTAAATACAGTAATAATTAACTGAAGAACTTGCCATATAAAGATCTTAGCTATATTTAATATCAAAAAAATATTTGGGTTGTTGAGATTTTTTTTTAATTAAAAGTATCTGCATCACTTGGCTTTTTTATCAACTACTATCTTAAAATAACCGAATCTTTTAGCATTAACAGAAGGATGTTAAGATTAATTACCAATGTCTTCTACACAACTTAAACTCAACTTAGGAGAAGGTTCTGTTTCCTTTAGCTTTACTCCAGAAGCAGCGCGAAGTTTAAAAGCCGCTCTGGATGAATTAACAGCAAAGCTAAAAACAGCCAGCACTCAAACCACAGGTGGTGTTAGCAAACCCAGCCCCCAGAAACCTGTAGAGTACCAGTACGCCGGGGATGTATTTTTAGAAATATTCTGCAACCCGAACATCTGGCCCACTCCCTTTGCTGCCAAAGTTTTAATTACTCTGCGAGACGAACGAATTCGCTTATCAACAGAGGCAGAACTCACTCGCGTCATCGAAGATGTCAACCTGTATCTAGAACAAGTTGGTTGAAAAACGATTGTCCACCGCGTCTGTGTATCTTTAAATAACCGACGCGGTAGAAAATCTAAAAAAATTGGGTCTAAACAGGAATTTTAGATTTCGATCCTGTAAACTATATACGAATTGCTCTTTAGCAGATGGAACGGCATTATTGCGGCTTCCATATCCTTGGCTAGAATTTTGGCACTGCGTAGTGTTAGCTCAAATTCCCGATGAACTCTGATAACGTAATTCAATTACTCCAAAAAGGATTTCGCGTCTCTCTAGGCGCTACAACTAATCTGATCGAAAGCATCCAAGACTCTCA
The Leptolyngbyaceae cyanobacterium DNA segment above includes these coding regions:
- the guaA gene encoding glutamine-hydrolyzing GMP synthase, giving the protein MIVILDFGSQYSELIARRIRETQVYSEVLSYRTSIEQLRQLNPKGIILSGGPNSVYDSGAPQCDAQIWEMGIPVLGVCYGMQLMVQQLGGEVVRAERGEYGKASLSIDDPTDLLTNVEDGSTMWMSHGDSCHILPAGFEILAHTANTPCAAIADHEKKLYGVQFHPEVVHSVGGLALIRNFVYHICDCEPTWTTAAFVEEAVREIRAKVGDKRVLLALSGGVDSSTLAFLLYKAIGDRLTCMFIDQGFMRKYEPERLVKLFQEQFHIPVEYVNARERFLNAIAGVTDPEEKRRRIGHEFIRVFEEESKRLGPFDYLAQGTLYPDVIESADTNVDPQTGERVAVKIKSHHNVGGLPKDLRFKLIEPLRKLFKDEVRKVGRSIGLPEEIVQRQPFPGPGLAIRILGEVTAERLDILRDADLIVRQEINRQGMYHQLWQAFAVLLPIRSVGVMGDQRTYAYPIVLRFVSSEDGMTADWARVPYDLLETISTRIVNEVPGVNRVVYDVTSKPPGTIEWE
- a CDS encoding cation diffusion facilitator family transporter; its protein translation is MVADNRAQVQKVLVITLLLNILVMAIKAVVGWWTGSLSLMADALHSVTDSANNILGLVASRLASPEPDRDHPYGHQKFDALGALGIAAFLGVACFEILQGAIERAIQGFQHGLTPVKISPLELWILLIVLGINIFVTFYERGVGLRVGSPILIADAQHTMSDVWVTITVIFGLIGVWQGRVLNLPILQWLDVILSFPVALLVFKSGWSVLKDNLPWLVDEMAIAPEAIHAIAMQVPGVMNCHDIASRGVVGRQAFIEMHAIVDALDVETAHRITEEVETRLQERFSPVRVIIHVEPPAYKSDRITFDG